Proteins from one Leptidea sinapis chromosome 44, ilLepSina1.1, whole genome shotgun sequence genomic window:
- the LOC126977239 gene encoding intraflagellar transport protein 74 homolog isoform X2 translates to MDYSDESEQSSRRSDAPRPLSRRGFREYTNSGSVLSRSGSMRPTSAYRGSTGLSTAGFGPAPQTATRQQTAMTGFSMIDRPITQQGISGLRTGTARGFRTRQLQDKRYWEELMQVKIREIKAEIARLNEEADAGEREKSAKKHYEKRVKELAQELTDLQGRLADYNTAIRIANGEASNQSVEEQTRYLEQSNKKLQEEVELIFVEKQRKENQLKQIREQMDKSNLTSILSEMTQKHKDQYNELEATAVALRNDVEQARIKIEMLNNEKKEFSREISGSQIKLQLLELRKRLAAAEEKRDNMKHEINNRLDPPEEREKLLLQVREDNAAIASLDSSAANLKEQIKKVQELIEQAEQDLEEGNSERHQKYRELKKREETMDVFISSYEENLSKEKERINQLEKDIVFALEHSSSNIDLDLSEIDNLKQKDGYTSSYDDSKKTVEMLTKDYERFQANLKKAEATRERLASELKTLPEKTNVMKEELITLTDLDKLKYEGAEQKKTLEIELQQIKDKLGPTQSAVLEASNKLKKLQASLEGNEMYAKLNSLEDQEVQLESRKMVLEEDIASITLKADYEPIKKEALSELATLNKKIIEDLNVKPY, encoded by the exons atggattattCAGACGAGTCAGAGCAGAGTAGCCGACGGTCTGACGCACCGCGACCTCTGTCCAGGCGGGGCTTTAGAGAATATACCAACAGTGGTTCAGTTTTGTCAAG GAGCGGCAGCATGCGCCCAACATCTGCATACAGAGGGAGCACTGGTTTGTCCACCGCTGGGTTCGGACCAGCTCCTCAGACAGCGACCAGGCAACAGACTGCTATGACTGGGTTTTCTATG ATTGACAGGCCGATAACCCAGCAAGGTATATCAGGACTTCGCACCGGCACTGCTAGAGGTTTCCGTACGAGACAGCTTCAGGATAAAAGGTACTGGGAGGAACTTATGCAAGTGAAGATTCGGGAGATAAAAGCAGAAATCGCAAGGCTAAATGAAGAAGCTGATGCAGGAGAGAGGGAGAAGTCAGCAAAGAAGCACTATGAGAAGAGAGTTAAGGAATTGGCACAGGAGTTGACAG atttacaGGGGAGATTAGCAGACTACAATACAGCAATAAGAATTGCGAACGGCGAAGCATCGAATCAGTCTGTCGAGGAACAAACTAGATATTTGGAGCAAAGTAACAAAAAGTTGCAGGAAGAAGTTGAGTTAATTTTTGTCGAAAAACAGAGGAAAGAAAATCAACTGAAGCAGATAAGAGAACAAATGGACAAG TCAAACCTAACGAGTATTTTATCCGAAATGACACAGAAGCATAAAGACCAATACAATGAGTTGGAAGCTACTGCAGTTGCCCTTCGAAATGATGTGGAACAAGCtcgaataaaaattgaaatgcTAAATAATGAAAAGAAGGAATTCAGCCGAGAAATATCTGGATCTCAA ATAAAACTACAACTATTGGAATTACGTAAGCGATTGGCAGCTGCTGAAGAAAAACGAGATAATATGAAGcatgaaattaataatagacTTGATCCTCCAGAGGAGCGAGAGAAATTGTTACTACAA GTTCGGGAAGATAATGCAGCTATTGCATCTCTTGACAGCAGCGCAGCCAATTTAaaagaacaaataaaaaaagttcaagAATTGATCGAGCAAGCAGAACAG GATTTAGAAGAAGGAAATTCCGAACGCCATCAAAAATATCGTGAACTTAAGAAACGAGAGGAAACAATGGATGTCTTTATATCTTCATACGAAGAGAATCTGAGCAAGGAGAAGGAGAGAATTAATCAATTAGAGAAAGACATTGTCTTTGCGTTGGAGCACAGCAGTTCTAATATTGATTTAGATTTAAGCGAAATAGATAACTTAAAACAAAAAGATGGGTATACATCGTCTTATGATGACAGTAAAAAGACAGTGGAAATGCTAACCAAAGATTATGAAAGATTTCAGGCCAATCTTAAGaag GCCGAAGCAACCCGTGAAAGACTAGCTTCCGAACTAAAAACATTACCAGAAAAGACGAATGTTATGAAAGAAGAACTTATAACACTAACCGATCTGGACAAACTTAAGTATGAGG gtGCAGAACAGAAAAAAACTCTTGAAATTGAGTTGCAGCAGATAAAGGACAAGTTGGGTCCCACGCAAAGTGCTGTATTGGAAGCATCAAACAAATTGAAAAAGTTGCAG GCAAGTCTTGAAGGCAACGAAATGTATGCAAAACTGAATAGTTTAGAAGATCAAGAGGTACAGTTGGAAAGCAGAAAGATGGTTCTCGAAGAGGATATTGCTTCCATTACACTAAAAGCAGATTATGAACCCATAAAGAAAGAGGCGTTAAGTGAATTGGCTACTTTGAACAAGAAGATTATTGAGGATTTAAATGTTAAACCTTATTAG
- the LOC126977239 gene encoding intraflagellar transport protein 74 homolog isoform X1 produces the protein MDYSDESEQSSRRSDAPRPLSRRGFREYTNSGSVLSRSGSMRPTSAYRGSTGLSTAGFGPAPQTATRQQTAMTGFSMIDRPITQQGISGLRTGTARGFRTRQLQDKRYWEELMQVKIREIKAEIARLNEEADAGEREKSAKKHYEKRVKELAQELTDLQGRLADYNTAIRIANGEASNQSVEEQTRYLEQSNKKLQEEVELIFVEKQRKENQLKQIREQMDKEQSNLTSILSEMTQKHKDQYNELEATAVALRNDVEQARIKIEMLNNEKKEFSREISGSQIKLQLLELRKRLAAAEEKRDNMKHEINNRLDPPEEREKLLLQVREDNAAIASLDSSAANLKEQIKKVQELIEQAEQDLEEGNSERHQKYRELKKREETMDVFISSYEENLSKEKERINQLEKDIVFALEHSSSNIDLDLSEIDNLKQKDGYTSSYDDSKKTVEMLTKDYERFQANLKKAEATRERLASELKTLPEKTNVMKEELITLTDLDKLKYEGAEQKKTLEIELQQIKDKLGPTQSAVLEASNKLKKLQASLEGNEMYAKLNSLEDQEVQLESRKMVLEEDIASITLKADYEPIKKEALSELATLNKKIIEDLNVKPY, from the exons atggattattCAGACGAGTCAGAGCAGAGTAGCCGACGGTCTGACGCACCGCGACCTCTGTCCAGGCGGGGCTTTAGAGAATATACCAACAGTGGTTCAGTTTTGTCAAG GAGCGGCAGCATGCGCCCAACATCTGCATACAGAGGGAGCACTGGTTTGTCCACCGCTGGGTTCGGACCAGCTCCTCAGACAGCGACCAGGCAACAGACTGCTATGACTGGGTTTTCTATG ATTGACAGGCCGATAACCCAGCAAGGTATATCAGGACTTCGCACCGGCACTGCTAGAGGTTTCCGTACGAGACAGCTTCAGGATAAAAGGTACTGGGAGGAACTTATGCAAGTGAAGATTCGGGAGATAAAAGCAGAAATCGCAAGGCTAAATGAAGAAGCTGATGCAGGAGAGAGGGAGAAGTCAGCAAAGAAGCACTATGAGAAGAGAGTTAAGGAATTGGCACAGGAGTTGACAG atttacaGGGGAGATTAGCAGACTACAATACAGCAATAAGAATTGCGAACGGCGAAGCATCGAATCAGTCTGTCGAGGAACAAACTAGATATTTGGAGCAAAGTAACAAAAAGTTGCAGGAAGAAGTTGAGTTAATTTTTGTCGAAAAACAGAGGAAAGAAAATCAACTGAAGCAGATAAGAGAACAAATGGACAAG GAGCAGTCAAACCTAACGAGTATTTTATCCGAAATGACACAGAAGCATAAAGACCAATACAATGAGTTGGAAGCTACTGCAGTTGCCCTTCGAAATGATGTGGAACAAGCtcgaataaaaattgaaatgcTAAATAATGAAAAGAAGGAATTCAGCCGAGAAATATCTGGATCTCAA ATAAAACTACAACTATTGGAATTACGTAAGCGATTGGCAGCTGCTGAAGAAAAACGAGATAATATGAAGcatgaaattaataatagacTTGATCCTCCAGAGGAGCGAGAGAAATTGTTACTACAA GTTCGGGAAGATAATGCAGCTATTGCATCTCTTGACAGCAGCGCAGCCAATTTAaaagaacaaataaaaaaagttcaagAATTGATCGAGCAAGCAGAACAG GATTTAGAAGAAGGAAATTCCGAACGCCATCAAAAATATCGTGAACTTAAGAAACGAGAGGAAACAATGGATGTCTTTATATCTTCATACGAAGAGAATCTGAGCAAGGAGAAGGAGAGAATTAATCAATTAGAGAAAGACATTGTCTTTGCGTTGGAGCACAGCAGTTCTAATATTGATTTAGATTTAAGCGAAATAGATAACTTAAAACAAAAAGATGGGTATACATCGTCTTATGATGACAGTAAAAAGACAGTGGAAATGCTAACCAAAGATTATGAAAGATTTCAGGCCAATCTTAAGaag GCCGAAGCAACCCGTGAAAGACTAGCTTCCGAACTAAAAACATTACCAGAAAAGACGAATGTTATGAAAGAAGAACTTATAACACTAACCGATCTGGACAAACTTAAGTATGAGG gtGCAGAACAGAAAAAAACTCTTGAAATTGAGTTGCAGCAGATAAAGGACAAGTTGGGTCCCACGCAAAGTGCTGTATTGGAAGCATCAAACAAATTGAAAAAGTTGCAG GCAAGTCTTGAAGGCAACGAAATGTATGCAAAACTGAATAGTTTAGAAGATCAAGAGGTACAGTTGGAAAGCAGAAAGATGGTTCTCGAAGAGGATATTGCTTCCATTACACTAAAAGCAGATTATGAACCCATAAAGAAAGAGGCGTTAAGTGAATTGGCTACTTTGAACAAGAAGATTATTGAGGATTTAAATGTTAAACCTTATTAG
- the LOC126977239 gene encoding myosin-2 heavy chain-like isoform X3 encodes MDVFISSYEENLSKEKERINQLEKDIVFALEHSSSNIDLDLSEIDNLKQKDGYTSSYDDSKKTVEMLTKDYERFQANLKKAEATRERLASELKTLPEKTNVMKEELITLTDLDKLKYEGAEQKKTLEIELQQIKDKLGPTQSAVLEASNKLKKLQASLEGNEMYAKLNSLEDQEVQLESRKMVLEEDIASITLKADYEPIKKEALSELATLNKKIIEDLNVKPY; translated from the exons ATGGATGTCTTTATATCTTCATACGAAGAGAATCTGAGCAAGGAGAAGGAGAGAATTAATCAATTAGAGAAAGACATTGTCTTTGCGTTGGAGCACAGCAGTTCTAATATTGATTTAGATTTAAGCGAAATAGATAACTTAAAACAAAAAGATGGGTATACATCGTCTTATGATGACAGTAAAAAGACAGTGGAAATGCTAACCAAAGATTATGAAAGATTTCAGGCCAATCTTAAGaag GCCGAAGCAACCCGTGAAAGACTAGCTTCCGAACTAAAAACATTACCAGAAAAGACGAATGTTATGAAAGAAGAACTTATAACACTAACCGATCTGGACAAACTTAAGTATGAGG gtGCAGAACAGAAAAAAACTCTTGAAATTGAGTTGCAGCAGATAAAGGACAAGTTGGGTCCCACGCAAAGTGCTGTATTGGAAGCATCAAACAAATTGAAAAAGTTGCAG GCAAGTCTTGAAGGCAACGAAATGTATGCAAAACTGAATAGTTTAGAAGATCAAGAGGTACAGTTGGAAAGCAGAAAGATGGTTCTCGAAGAGGATATTGCTTCCATTACACTAAAAGCAGATTATGAACCCATAAAGAAAGAGGCGTTAAGTGAATTGGCTACTTTGAACAAGAAGATTATTGAGGATTTAAATGTTAAACCTTATTAG